atTTAATTAACCCCCAATGCTCTTCGTTTAAAAGTTACATGAATACTCGCAagaatatattttagtttaaaatcacttttttttgtattttgaatgGATTTCATGGTATTGAAGTATATTTAACTAGGCctatatattatacattcatacatatagtgaccctggagcacaaaaccagtcttaagtggcacatgtactgtatatttgcagccaacaatacattgtatgggtcaaaatgatatattttttaattatgccaaaaatcattaggatattaagtaaagatcatgttccatgaagatattttgtaaatttcctactttagctatatcaaaacttaatttttgatatgcattgctaagaacttcatttcccaatatttagatttttttgcacagattccagattttcaaataaatgtacttCAGCCACATATTGTATTATGTGTAAATCTCAAATTCATAAAATTgttccttatgactggttttgtggtccagggatatacagtagtcaacattcgaagtggatcaaaaaagttaatcaaaagttgtcctaagataagaatgggtattctttttggttttaggacaaatttgatgaaaggttttgatccacttcgaatgttgactactgtatattgcctatatatttttaaaacctaTTTAATGgaggcagatttttttttattattatttatgcttTAAACCACAGATACAGACAAATACAACAGATATTATAAAGTCAGGGAAACTTCAAAGAGATGCATGACCTTTACCCTTCTCAAATATTTTGAAGACTGACAGTTTTAATTGATTTTCTATTAGTCCTATGAAGAATAGTACAGAAATAGTTTTCCACTTCTTTATAAAACACTGTgaaacagggtttttttttttgttagtaaatgtaaacttttgaatgtgaaacctaaatagtaatataaatAGATTAATAACGAAAGCtttattattcatattatcataatcaaaatatccaaaaacaaattttcaaaatgcaaattaaaatgaGAGCGTATCTTTTCTTTTTACAGTGCGAAAAGATGTGGGGTACATTTTCCAAGTATAAAGAGCATAAAGAGCAATTGACATCAATATCTGAGAAAATGTTTAACAGGATAGAAATGGAGGCAGTTTAGTGCCATCTGCTGGAAAGAAATAAAATCATCTGTAATACCAGAGTATACCCACTAGATGCCTGTATAACTCGATATAAATATGTGCTGTGCTTTCACTGGTTGCTAAAAGCAGcgttaaatataattaatatactaatataatttaatatacgTTGTTCTGTCAAAGCTTTTTTCcggttttagcattattatttaTTGTCAAACCTGAACTTGTATAGGAcagaacaaatgtgaccctggaccacaaaaccaatagccaaaaatacattgcatgggtcaaaatgatctatcatgcgaaaaatcattaggatactaagtaaagatcatgttccatgaagatattttgtaaattttactactgtaaatatatcaaaacttattttttattagtaataagcATTTATACtttggtgtataaatctcaattttttaaaAAGGTCACACATATtgtgtttattaaaataaaataaaataaaaatgaccagGAATGCTTTTTCAGAGCTTGATCCAGTCTGATCTGATTTTAAGCTCTTAGGCGAGTCCCAGTTTGGCCCAGCTTTTTCATCATTTCTCATTCATTTCCTCATTCAAACTGTttacaaattattaatactaGTTCATTTTAATGCCTCAGAAATCGTACATTAACCCTAAGAAGTTGAATCTATCAAACAATGAGACTAAGTTcagttttgtatttgttttaactACAGAAGTCTGTTACAAATCTTTCAGTGTTTTAAAATTGATATCATTTATTTACCAGGGCTCTGAAAGCACTTGAGGATGACTTTGATGACTCTCGCAGAGATCCAGAGAAGTTCATCAGCAATCCTCTTGCAGCATTTCAGCTGGTGAGAAAGCTAAATCAAGTCGGGGCCGCGACGCTGGAACTTATCGAAGGAAGACGTGCAAAAGGTTTGAGGAGAAGAACACAACTCCAACGTATCATTCAGAAACTGGGCTTTCTCAAAACATATGATTGTGTTATGAATTATTAAATTGGCTTGAaaaatcatgccagaaacatactaataacttgctaatcatactagaataatgctagtaatcatgatagcaacatgctagaaaaatgctagtaacttgctaatcatggtaacaacatgctagtaagacctcagcaaccaccctgagtacttagcaaccacatagcaacactataGCAACGACCCAAAGTACCTTAGCaaccccatagcaacacccttgcaACCACCCAATATACTCCAGCAACCACCcaaagtaccttagcaaccacatagcaacaccctagccaCTAACCCAGGTAGGATAGCAACCACCCaatgtaccttagcaaccacatggcaacaccctagcaactaatcCAGgtagcctagcaaccacccaaagtaccttagcaaccacatagcaacaccctagcaaccaacacaggtaccctagaaaccaccaTGGATActctagcaactacatagcaacacctttACAACTACTCTGAGTATCTTAGCAACCACattgcaacaccctagcaaccccccaaagtaccctagcaacaccttagcaaccaacccatgctagtaacatgctaatcatgctagaaagatgctagtaacttgctaataatgctagaatcatgctagtaacatgcaaatcatgttagaatcatgatagtaccttactaatcatgatagcaacatgcaagaaacatgttaaacatgctagtaacttgctaataatgctagaatcatgctagtaacatgtcaatcatgttagaatcatgctagtagctaatcatggtaacaacatgctagtaagaCTCCAGCAACCACTCTGAGTACTTAGCAACTGCATGGCAATGACTcaaagtaccttagcaaccgcatagcaacttcCTAGCAAACACCCAAGGACCCCAGCAACCACCAaaagtaccttagcaaccacatagctacaccctagcaaccaacacaggaaccctagcaaccaccctggataccaTAGAAACCAcacagcaaccacatagcaacacccatgcaaccaccctgggtaccctagcaactgcatagcaacaccctagcaaccacccccattctagtaacatgctaatcatgctagaaacatgctagtaacttgctaataatgctagaaagatgctaacaacatgataaataCGTTACCAAAAGCTTTGACCCTGTTTGCTTGCTTTTTAGTGTCTAAACTTCAAGCTGTTAAAACTACTTATTAAAACTACTTCAAATGTTCTGgctaggctttttcaagccaacttaagtTTGATTCTATGTCTATGATTCAGGTCATAAAAAATGACTTTATGAAGACTTGTGCTGTTTTTGAGGCATCTGAGGGGCTTCATCATTGTTTTAATGGTAGATTATCGGTGAAGATCAACTGATGGAATCACTTGGAAGAGGCAAAGCTAAAAATTAAACATAATCTAACAACTGAAGTCATTGTCAGTAACATTTTTCATGTTTCACAGACACTTTGGCAAGCCTGAAATCTTCAGCTCAGGCTCTCCCCCGTGCAGGAGATGTAGAAGGTGTAGTGATGGCTTTGGTTAGACTGCAAGAAATGTACAGATTAGATCCAAGGAACATCTCTTTATTTTCTGGTGGGTTTCATGGTGGCTTTATTTGTTCTCGCACAAATAATTTTTTgatgataaaaaatacaaaagaatTACACTGGACTGAGTCATATCTAAGGACAAGAATGTAATGGAGATTTTAATGGGCACTTTTATCTGTGGTTTGGTTTATACAGTATTTATGGCTCTCAAGATTTCAATGATATCAGCTTGATGTGTGGCTTTTCAGAAACGAACCACAATGTAACACTGGATCCAGATGAAACTTTCCATATCGCCGTGATCTCTTCTCTCAATCGGCGCTTTCAGTACGCCGTCCTCTGGATGGAGGAAACCCTCAGGAAACTGAATGAGGGTGAGGAAGCTGTCATCACTAAAGAGGAGGTTATTTACCAGCTTGCTTCATTTTCATATGGGGAAGGTAAGGTGTTTATAAGAATGGTAATTAATTCAGAGGTTTTGTTTCACCTACAGTGTGGAAAAAatttttgatcccctgctgattttacccactgacaaagaaataaccAGACTATAATTtttatggtaggtttatttgaacagtgtgaGACAGAATTACAACAAGAAAATCTAGAAcacatttcaaatgcattttaatgagtgaaataagtatttgaccccttcgcaaaacacgacttagtacttggtggcaaaacccttgttggcaatcgcagaggtcagatgtttcttgtagttgtccagcaggtttgcacacatttcaggagggattttgtcccactcctctttgcagatcgtCTCGGaccttcagcttcctccacagattttctatgggattaaggactgtagactggctaggccactccaggaccttaatgtgcttcttcttgagccactcctttcttgccttggccatgtgttttgggtcatatccATCCACAACCCACTTTTAATGCCCTGGCTGGCTTCAGTGTCCTGGtactgatggtacatggccctgtccattgtccctttgatgtggtgtagttgtcctgtccccttagcagaaagacacccccaaagcataatgtttccacctccatgtttgacggtggggatggtgttcttggggtcatgggcaacattcctcctcctccaaacacggcgagttgagttgatgccaaagagctggattttggtctcatctgaccacaacactttcacccagttttcCTCTGAaacattcagatgttcatttgggcctgtacatgtgctttcttgagcaggatttcagtccttcacagtgtagtgtgttaccaattgttttcttgttgACTATGtttccagctgccttgagatcattgacaagatcctcctgtgtagttctgagcTGATTCCTGTAGATCTGAGGTGAGATCTCACATGaagccccagactgagggagattgagagttattttgtgtttcttctatttgtgaataatcgcaccaactgttgtcaccttctcaccaagctgcttggcgatggtcttgtagcccattccagccttgtgtaggtctacaatcttgtccctgacattcttggacagctctttggtcttggccatggtggagagtttggaatctgattgatggattgcttctgtggacatgtgtcttttatacagataacaagctgagattacgaGCACTTACTTTAAGAGAGACTTTAAGAGACTTTAATCTCAGCGTGTTGactataaaagacacctgggagccagaaatcttgctgattgaaaggggatcaaatacttatttcactcattaaaattaaatttttgacatGCGTTTTTCTAGAttgtttgttattctgtctctcactgttaaaatgaagctaccattaaaattagagactgatcatttctttgtcagtggacaaacttataaaatcagcaggggatcaaattatttttttcctcactgtatattCACATCTGATcagcatgaatgaatgaataaacaaacaaataaatcaaaataaaaaagctaTGGTTGAAACCCctttattaataaatgtgaaatgttttttaaacattttaatatttacaatttaatgtAATtcttaaaatacattatttttattatattattgtatatcATTAACTAATTGTTTTGATGTGCAGGAATCACCTGATGATGTTTTCTATATTTGTAACATACAGTGGGACCTACGTTTGGTTTAATAACAGTATGAAGTCCTCCTGATGAAAGCAACAAGACTCAACCTTCTGAGTTCAAATGATCCATGTCAAACTATgtttattgcttttattttaaagaattgcATAGATTTTAAATCCAAGATTTTTATGGCCTCACACATTAGGTTCCCACTGTATGTTAGCTTCTAAACAATTATGTATAATAACGCAAATCTTAATGATGGTACATGTCAGCAGTGTACTTTACCAATAACCATCAACAACTaaatgaagataatttgtaacAATTGCACTAATTCATCATCATTTATAATGCTTCTAATTTACAATCGTTCTTAGAGGCCACTAGGAGAGATCAGCTTCAGTCTGAACTGTACACACACATAATAGAGAGCATTAAGAACTGGACTGCTAAATACAGCCCTCAACTTTACTCAGCTCAGCACTCAATTGACAAAACATATGAGGCTCTATGCACTGGAAAGAAGCCTATGATGGTGAGTACAGGCTGAGAAAATCTACAACGATTCACATTCTTCATTTTCTTCATTTAGTATTTCTATAATCTTTCAAAGAATAACTTTcatgtgcactgtaaaaaaaaaaaaaaaaaaaaaaaaaaattttttaattcgaatttgttgagtcaacttaaaactATTTGTTACCTTAACTTCTGTTACCTTAAGTTTAGTCAATGCATTTTTACACTGTACTAAGTACCAACTTAGATATTCAAGTtgactaaataaaaatgttttttacctGGCTGacttaaaattgtaagttgaatcaactcaaacatctaagttgtcacttagcaaaacttaatatttcaagttggctaaacttttttaagttgactgaactttACATTTTAAGACATGGAGGGGAACAAATTATTTAAGTTgactcaagatttttttttttacagtggcaGCTGCTTTAAAATTATAAGTTAAATTAACTCAAATATATAAATTgttacttagtacaacttaacattttaattttgctaaactttttaagttgactgaacttaaaatttcaaggcagccaggtaacaaattattttaagttgactcaagaAATTGCTTTATTACAgtgcagctgccttaaaatttgaagtggaatcaactcaaatatctaaattGTTACtttgtacaacttaacattttcaATTGGTTAAACCTTTTTGAGTTGCctgaacaaattattttaagttgactgaacAAATAGTTATTTACAGTGTGGAATCATGTGAATGTACTGCAAGATTGTGTGTTTGCATAAATTTACAAAGCCGTTTCAAACCATAAAGTGTACCAAAGTCCTGAATtattaattaagaaattaataaataaataaaaaatcaaatagaATAATGCAATAATACACTTTATGCATACATCTACTCAAAtctaatgtttattaaaatagtgAAAGCCTCATCAAATGCATTTTAACCTGTTTTCAAATGTGAAGTGTCTAATAAGATCTAATAAATGTGCGAACGTGGAGTAATGCTGCATTAGGGTTTACAGACGCCACAAAGACAGAGAAAGCTGGTGTGCAGGTACAGGACAGGAAGAGGAAACCCGCTGATGATATTTAAAGAGGAAGTGGAGTGGGACGAGCCTACGATACTGCGATACCATGACTTTCTTTCTGAAGGAGAAATCGACACCATCAAAACACTGGCCAGGCCAAAGGTACAGGAAAAAttcagtgtgtgtgtgcactGTAAAACACTCTTTGtcgagtcaacttaaaataatttgttacctgactgccttaaaattttatgttcagtcaactcaaaaaagtatAGTCAActtttaaatgttaagttgtgCTAAGTGACatcttagatatttgagttgattcaacttaacattttaaggcagcagggcaACAAATTTTTTTAAGTTCAACAAATTGTTGTTACAATGCgcacagtcttaaaaataaaggttccaaaagggtgtttttgtagTAATGCTATAAATGAGccatttcagtgaacagttcctaaaagaaccattttgaagaaaaaaataatttaaatagtctttttcaactataaagaaccttttctgcatttgaaagcttCCATGGATcttcaaggttcttcataaacCCAATGATTCcaataaaaacctttatttttaagagtgtatttgtaGGAATGGGAATTACATGATATTATTAACTGATGTTATTGACAAGTAGTTGTaccattttttatattaaatataataagtaATTAATCATGTTCATCTAATTCAACACATCTCTGTTTTTTATATTTAGCTTTCCAGAGCTAAAGTCATAGATCCAGTCTCTGGGGAAAAAGTTTCTGCTGCCTCTCGTGTGTCAAAAAGGTGCAAGCCTAAACAACAAAACTAAACATTTGTCTTCATTTATTCACACTCCTGTCTTTCCAAgtaatttttatttctttatacattttgtttttagatatttcgatttttttttttttttttggttttggtcTATCTCATACAACaataaatgtgtatttaaatatattttaaaatacaaaaatggacaaaaaatacatttgttaaaattataaatattcttTCTACCAATATATTTTGGgtcattacaaaaataaaattagtataaatatatatttttaaaagcatttttgtatatttcagTCCAAGAAAATACATGTCACATTTAAagaatatataatattacaataaattttttctttaaatgtgATGTGCATGTATTTTCTTGGGCTGAAATGTATCGATTCCTATATATAATAAGGAATTTCTTATAATAAAGGAAATACATTTTGGCATATGAGGGttgaaactaaatatattttctatttaaaaatatatatttaattgtattaatacaattttattataaaaaaagcatacagtatatttacaaaaatatgtaaaagtgttttaaaggatgtatttttaaaatgtatttgactTTTTTCCGCTGAATGGGATGCACTGGAAGTCAGAGAGCTTAAGTGTtgtttatttttagcatttttcaaaGCGTCTTACTTTGTGTTATGCAGAATTGCTTGcagttttggaaccacatgagggacttttgttttatttttagatagAGTATCACTTTAAAAATGCATGTGATTCTTAGA
The genomic region above belongs to Garra rufa chromosome 19, GarRuf1.0, whole genome shotgun sequence and contains:
- the LOC141291966 gene encoding prolyl 4-hydroxylase subunit alpha-2, encoding MTQLFDIKREFAKSLREHIEAVESQADLLRRALKALEDDFDDSRRDPEKFISNPLAAFQLVRKLNQVGAATLELIEGRRAKDTLASLKSSAQALPRAGDVEGVVMALVRLQEMYRLDPRNISLFSETNHNVTLDPDETFHIAVISSLNRRFQYAVLWMEETLRKLNEGEEAVITKEEVIYQLASFSYGEEATRRDQLQSELYTHIIESIKNWTAKYSPQLYSAQHSIDKTYEALCTGKKPMMGLQTPQRQRKLVCRYRTGRGNPLMIFKEEVEWDEPTILRYHDFLSEGEIDTIKTLARPKLSRAKVIDPVSGEKVSAASRVSKSAWLSEHEHPTITQINRRIAAVSGLEMETAEDLQIANYGIGGQYEPHYDSKLTNDSDFQLRGGRIATVLIYMSDVDIGGATVFPDVGAALQPKRGTAVLWFNLLRNGNEDGRTLHAACPVFVGSKWVANKWIRTYGQEFRRKCSMFSQI